CGCCGAGGAGGGAGAGGGTGCGGACGTCGGCGCGGGCCACGACCGTCCGCCAGGCGGGGAGTTGGGGCATCGAGGGCACCTTGTCGGTGCGGTCCCGGGGCGGGGACGCGGGCTGCGTCATGAGGTTCCTTCCATGACGAGGTCAAGGACACGGTGTTCGTCGAGTTCGCGGGCGGGCGCCGTGTGGACGACGCTGCCCTCGCGGAGCACCAGGACACGGTCGGCGAGGCCGAGGACCTCGGGCACCTCGCTGGAGACGAGCAGCACGGCGAGGCCTTCGTCGGCGAGGCGGCGGATGACCGCGTACAGCTCGGCGCGGGCTCCGACGTCGACGCCTCGGGTCGGTTCGTCGAGCAGGAGCACCTTGCAGCCGCGCAGCAGCCAGCGCGCCAGGACCGCCTTCTGCTGGTTGCCGCCGGACAGCGTGCGCACGGGCACGGTCGGGTTGTCGGGGCGCAGGGACAGCTCACGGGTCGCCGCCAGCGCGGCCCTGCGTTCGGCGCCGCGGTCGATCCAACCCCCGTGCGAGTAGCGGGACATGGAGGACACGGACACATTGCGGGTGACGGACTCCAGCATCAGCAGTGCCTGCGCCTTGCGTTCCTCGGGGGCGAGCCCGAGTCCGGCGCGGACGGCGGCCCGTACGCTGCCGGGCCGCAACAGTCGCCCGTCGACGGTGACTTGACCGGAGCTCGGTTTGCGCGCCCCGTAGATCGTCTCCAGGATCTCGGAGCGTCCGGAGCCGACCAGTCCGGCCAGTCCGACGATCTCGCCGGGGCGCAGATCGAGGTCGAAGGGCGCGAACTCTCCTGCCCTGGCCAGGCCTTGCACCTTCATCACCGGTTCGCCGGGCGCGGGGGCGGCGGGCCGCTCCGGGAAGACGTACTCGACGTTGCGTCCCGTCATCAGCGCCACGACCTCGCGTGTCGGCGTGGACTTCGCGGGCAGTCCGCCCGCCACCGCGCGCCCGTCCTTCAGGACGGTGACGCGGTCGCCGATGCGGCGGATCTCCTCCAGACGGTGCGAGATGTAGACGACGGCGACGCCGTCCGCGGTCACGTCGGCCACGATGCGGAAGAGGTTGTCGACCTCGTCGGGGTCGAGGGCGGCGGACGGCTCGTCCATGACGATGAGGCGTACGTCGTGGGAGAGCGCCCGTGCCATGGAGACGATCTGCTGCTGCGCGGCCGACAGGTCGCCGACAAGACGCCCCGGATCGATCTCCGGGTGCCCAAGTCGCTTGAGCAGAGCGGCTGTTGACGTCTTCGCCGCCTTTCCGCGTACGACGAACCCGGCGGCCGTGGGTTCATGGCCGAGGTGGACGTTCTCGGCCACCGACAGGCCTTCCACCAGGTCGAGTTCCTGGTAGATGGTGGCGATGCCGAGGCGCATGGCGGCGATCGGCGACCTCAGCACGACCGGCTCGCCGCGCCAGCCGATCGTGCCGTCGTCGGGCTGGTGGGCGCCCGCGAGGACCTTGATGAGGGTGGACTTCCCGGCCCCGTTCTGGCCGAGCAGACAGTGCACTTCGCCGGCCTGGACGTCGAGGTCGACGCCGTCGAGAGCCCGGACTCCGGGGAACGACTTGGTGATGCCGGACATGGTGAGCAGGGGTGGTTCCGATGCCATGACGTTCCCCTTGGCGGGCGTGCGGGCCGGGTTCAGGGCGGGTCGCTTACACGAGCAAGCTGTTTCAGGGCGTGCCAGAGCAGGACGTGGCAGAGCAGGGCGCTGTGCGGGTGACGTCGTACGGGATGCGGTGTACGGAGGTGGTGTTACGCGGGTGAGAACAGGTGGTCGCTGATCAGGCGGGCTCCGCCGATGACTCCGGCGGCGGGGCCCAACTCCCCCAGGACGATGGGCAGGTTGCCGGTCGCGAGGGGCAGTGACTGGCGGTAGACCTGGGTGCGGATCGCGGCGAGCAGGGTGTGGCCGAGACCCGTCACCCCGCCGCCGATCACCACCAGGCCGGGGTTGAAGAAGGACACGAGTCCGGCGATGACCTGGCCGGTCCGGTTGCCGCCCTCGCGGATCAGGTCGAGTGCGGTGGCGTCGCCCGCGGCAGCCGCGGCGGCGACATCGACGGCGCTCAGACTGCCGGCCGCATCCAAGCGTGCCGCGAGGTCCTGGGACAGGCCCTGTTGCGCTGCTTCCGTGGCGTCGCGGGCCAGGGCCGCGCCGCTGAAGTGGGCTTCCAGGCAGCCCCGGTTGCCGCAGGCGCACGGGCGCCCGTCGGGCACGGCCTGGATGTGCCCGATGTCGCCGGCACTGCCCGTCACACCGCGGTGGACCTCACCGCCGACGACGATGCCGCAACCGATGCCCGTACCGATCTTGACGCAGAGGAAGTCGCCCACGGAGCGTGCGACGCCCGCGTGCTGCTCCCCCATCGCCATCAGGTTCACGTCGTTGTCGACCATGACCGGGCAGCCGAGTTCCTGGCTGAGCGCCTCACGCACCGGGAATCCGTCCCAGCCAGGCATGATCGGCGGGGCGACCGGGACGCCCTCGGGGAAGCGGACCGGACCCGGCACGCCGATGCCGGCGCCGTCGAATCCCTCCGCGAGCCCGGAGGCCCTCAACTTGGCTGCCATGGCGAGGACTTGCTCGAAGACGGCGACCGGACCCTCGCGGACGTCCATGGGTTGGTTGATGTGCCCCAGGACCTCCAGCTCCGCGTTGGTGACGGCCACGTCGATCGAGGTCGCCCCGATGTCCACGCCGAGGAAGCGCAGCGCGGGGGCGAGACGGATGTTGTGGGAGCGGCGGCCGCCGCGGGAGGCGGCGAGGCCGTCGGCCACCACGAGCCCGGTCTCCAGGAGCCGTTCCACCTCGACGGCCAGCTTCGACCGGGAGAGGTCGATCTGATCGCCCAGCTGAGCACGGGAGTTGGGGCCACCGTCGCGCAACAGGCGCAGCAGTCGCGCCTGGTGCGCGTTCGCGGGTCGTGCCGTCATACGTCTCACATGCCCCTCCCCGCCTCGATCGGCTTGCACCGCCATGATCGACCGGCACCGCCACGAGCGGACTGCGCCCGTCGGGTTCCGGCCAGTTCTCCGGCTTGCTTTCGAGGGGAACGTAGCAGCGGCTGTCAGGAGTGGGAAGAAGTCGTGCACGAATTGCTTCCAACTTTCTCCACTCCCAGGACAAAGTCCGGTGCCGGAACCCCCTGCGAGAGCGGCACAATGAGGCCACTGACGTGCGGAGTTGACGATGGGGTGGTCGTGGAGAGGGTGCTGGGGGCCGTGGGTGCGCTGTGGCGTCATCCGGTCAAGTCGATGCTGGGACAGCGGATTCACGCCGCCGAGGTGACCGACCGCGGGCTGGCCGGCGACCGCCGACTCGCCCTTCTGGACCGGGAGACGGGCAAGGTCGCCAGCGCCAAGAACCCGCGGCTGTGGCGGGCCCTGTTGACCTGCACGGCGACGCTGGAGGAGTCCGCGACGCGCATCACGACTGCGGACGGCAAGATCTTGCGGAGCACCGATGCCGGTATCGACGACGCACTCTCGGCGATCGTGGGCCGGGCGGTCACGCTGATCGACACACCGCCGTCGGGGGCCACGCTGGACCGCTCCCGACCCGAGGAGGTGCTGCGCGAGGGCGAGGACGCCGAAGTGGGCGCCGACATCGTCCAGTTCGGCTCGGCGTCGCCCACCGGTACGTTCTTCGACTTCGCGCCGGTCCATCTGATGAGCACCTCGACGCTGGCCCGGGTGGGCGCGCTGCACCCGTACGGGGCCGTCGAGGCGGAGCGCTACCGCCCCAACCTCGTCATCGACACGGACGGGGCGGGTTTCGTGGACCACGGGTGGGTCGGCCGGGAGCTGAGGATCGGCGACCGGCTCGTGCTGCGTGTGGTGGCCTCGACGCCGCGCTGCGCGGTGCCGACCCTCGCGCACGGCGCCCTGCCGCGCGACCCGTACGCCCTGCGCACGCTCGCCGAGCACCACCGCGTCCCTGCCCTGCCGGGCCGCGCCCCGGAGCCGTGCGCCGGCGTCTACGCCCAGGTGCTGCGGCCCGGCCCTGTCCGGCGCGGGGACACGGTCCGGATCTCGGATTCCGCTGGACAGTCACTCCCCTGACCTGCTGTCGTGTCGCCGACACCACATCAGGGGGAACGCATGACCGAGCACGGCACGGAGTCACGACCACGGACCGGTACCGGGGAGAGGGGACCGCAGGCCGGCACCGGGGAGGCGGCACAGCGACCCGCCACCGGAGAGAGGGAACAGAAGCCCGGCATCGAGGAGACGGGGAAGAAGCCCGGCTCCGGAGAGACGGCCCAACGGGTCAGCAACCTGGAGCTCTTCTTCGATCTGGTCTTCGTCTTCACGCTCACCCAGATCACCGTGCTGCTCGCCGGAGATCTGTCGTTCGCGACGGCGGGGCGGGTCGCGCTGATCTTCGTCGTGCTGTTCTGGATGTACGGCGCCTACGCGTATCTCACCAACCAGGTGCCGCCCGACCGCCCTTCACGGCGGCTTCTGCTGATGCTGGGCATGGCGGCGTTCCTGGTGTGCGCCCTGGCCATTCCGCGCGCCTTCGACGACGGCGGGGTGGTCTTCGGGCTCGGCTATCTGGCCGTGGTGCTGGTGCACAGCGCGCTGTACACGCGCAGCCACGGGCGGGACGTCATCTGGTACGCGGTGCCCAACTCCCTTGCCGCGCTGTCGATCACGGCCGCCGGACTCTTCGAGGGCGTGCGGGCAGACGGGCTGTGGCTGCTCGCACTGGTGCTTCAGTTCGTCACGCCGTATCTCGCGACCTACGGTCCGCTGCGCAGGAGTGGTCGCGAACTGGACGATCTGCGTTCCCAGTTGGGCGGTCTCGATCCCTCGCACTTCGTGGAGCGCCACGGGCTGCTGCTGATCGTCGCGTTCGGCGAGTCGGTCATCGCGATCGGCATCGGCATCGGCGATCTGCCGCTCACCCCGGGGCTGTTCGGCGGCGCCTTCCTCTCACTCGCGCTCGCGGTCGCCCTCTGGTGGACGTACTTCGTGCGCGACGAGGGCGGCGCCGAGGCGGCCTTCCACGCGACGCCGACCAACCAGCGCTTCCAACTGGCCATGAACGGCTACTACTACGCGTTCCTGCCCATGCTGCTCGGCATCGCCTGCCTGGCGGCGGGGCTGAAGAAGACCCTCGGGCATCTCACCGAGCATCTGCACACAGGACCGGCGCTCGCGGTCGCCGGCGGCGTGGCGCTGTTCCTCGCGGGGGACGTGGCCTTTCGGGCCGTGATGCGGCTCACACCGCTGGCCTACCGTGCCGCGACGGTGCCCGCCGCTCTGGCCACCGCTCTGCTCGGCATCCATCTGGCCGCGATCACCCAACTCGTCGCCCTGGTCGCCCTATTGGTCGCCATGCTGGCAGCGGAGGAGCGCTGGGCGGTGTGCGAAACCCCCAGCGAACCGGCCCGCTGAACCGGGCCGCCCACTCTCGCGCCGGCCCTCCGGCTACTTCTCGCGCTCGTGATACGTCTTGCGCGTGTGTTCCGTGTGCGTGCGCATGACCTGCGTGGCGCGGGACTCGTCGCGGTCGGCGATGGCCGCGATGAGGTCGCGGTGCTCGATCCAGGACTGGTGGCCGCGCTGTCGGGCGACCGGGGTGTAGTACCAGCGGACCCGGCGGTCGACCTGCGCGGCCAGTTCGGCGAGAACCGTGTTGCCGGCGAGTTCCATGACCTTCGCGTGGAAGCGGGCGTTCATGGCGACCGCGCCGTCCACGTCGTCGGCGGCGACCGCCCGCTCGCCCTCGGCGCACAGTTCCTCAAGGACGGCGATGCCGGCGGTGCCGGTGTTGGCCGCGGCGAGCCGGGCCGCCTCGGCCTCCAACAGCGTACGCACCGTGAGGAGTTGGTCTGCCTCGGCCTCCGTCGGCTCGTGCACGAACGCGCCCTGGGCGGGCCGCAGATCGACCCAGCCCTCGGTGTTCAGCCGCTGCAACGCCTCGCGCACGGGCTGCCGGGAGACACCGAGGTGCCCGGCGAGCTCACTCTCCACGAGGTGCTGGCCGGGCTGGAGGGCGCGGGTGGTGATCAGTTCGAGCAGCGCCTCGTAGACGCGGTCGCGCAGCGGGCCGGGCCGTTCGAGCTTGGGTACCGCCCCCTGCGGCAGTCCTGTCGACAACATCGCGGTCCCCCTCCTGGGCAGCGGCGCCTGGAGCTCCGTCGACAGCGCTGGCGCCGACGGCCGTGGCGGCGGCGCCGCATCCGGAAAGCCAGTATGAATTGTCTTTCGTCTACAGTCTACGGCGCACAATGGCCAGGGGAGGGGGAGTCCGCCTTGTCACACCGGGGCGTACGCGCACATCAGGGGCAGCGGACGACCTGACCCGCGTACGACAGGTTTCCGCCGAAGCCGAAGAGCAGCACAGGGTCGCCGCTGCTGATCTCGCCGCGCTCGACGAGCTTGGAGAAGGCGAGCGGGATGCTGGCGGCCGAGGTGTTCCCGGACTCGGTGACATCGCGCGCGACGACGGCGTTGACCGCGCCGATCTTCTCGGCGAGGGGCTCGATGATGCGCAGGTTCGCCTGGTGCAGGACGACCCCGGCGAGGTCTTCCGGTACGAGGCCGGCGCGCTCGCAGGCCTGCCGCGCGAGCGGCGGGAGCTTGGTGGTGGCCCACCGGTAGACGCTCTGTCCCTCCTGCGCGAACCGCGCGGGCGTGCCCTCGATGCGCACCGCGTTGCCCATCTCCGGCACCGATCCCCACAGCACCGGCCCGATGCCGGGCGCCTCACCCTCGGGGGCCGCCTCGACCACGGCGGCGCCCGCGCCGTCGCCGACCAGGACGCAGGTCGTACGGTCGGTCCAGTCCGCGACCTCGGACATCTTGTCGGCGCCGATGACCAGTGCCCGGGTGGCAGCGCCCGCCCGTACGGTGTGGTCGGCGGTCGCGAGGGCGTGCGTGAAGCCCGCGCAGACCACGTTG
Above is a genomic segment from Streptomyces sp. R21 containing:
- a CDS encoding GntR family transcriptional regulator, which translates into the protein MLSTGLPQGAVPKLERPGPLRDRVYEALLELITTRALQPGQHLVESELAGHLGVSRQPVREALQRLNTEGWVDLRPAQGAFVHEPTEAEADQLLTVRTLLEAEAARLAAANTGTAGIAVLEELCAEGERAVAADDVDGAVAMNARFHAKVMELAGNTVLAELAAQVDRRVRWYYTPVARQRGHQSWIEHRDLIAAIADRDESRATQVMRTHTEHTRKTYHEREK
- a CDS encoding low temperature requirement protein A, which produces MTEHGTESRPRTGTGERGPQAGTGEAAQRPATGEREQKPGIEETGKKPGSGETAQRVSNLELFFDLVFVFTLTQITVLLAGDLSFATAGRVALIFVVLFWMYGAYAYLTNQVPPDRPSRRLLLMLGMAAFLVCALAIPRAFDDGGVVFGLGYLAVVLVHSALYTRSHGRDVIWYAVPNSLAALSITAAGLFEGVRADGLWLLALVLQFVTPYLATYGPLRRSGRELDDLRSQLGGLDPSHFVERHGLLLIVAFGESVIAIGIGIGDLPLTPGLFGGAFLSLALAVALWWTYFVRDEGGAEAAFHATPTNQRFQLAMNGYYYAFLPMLLGIACLAAGLKKTLGHLTEHLHTGPALAVAGGVALFLAGDVAFRAVMRLTPLAYRAATVPAALATALLGIHLAAITQLVALVALLVAMLAAEERWAVCETPSEPAR
- a CDS encoding beta-ketoacyl-ACP synthase III, giving the protein MNGTRIAAVGHYQPAKVLTNEDLAGLVDTSDEWIRSRVGIRTRHIAGPDEPVDELAAHAAAKALAAAGLGPADIDLVLVATSTAVDRSPNMAARVAARLGIPSPAAMDVNVVCAGFTHALATADHTVRAGAATRALVIGADKMSEVADWTDRTTCVLVGDGAGAAVVEAAPEGEAPGIGPVLWGSVPEMGNAVRIEGTPARFAQEGQSVYRWATTKLPPLARQACERAGLVPEDLAGVVLHQANLRIIEPLAEKIGAVNAVVARDVTESGNTSAASIPLAFSKLVERGEISSGDPVLLFGFGGNLSYAGQVVRCP
- a CDS encoding sugar ABC transporter ATP-binding protein, with product MASEPPLLTMSGITKSFPGVRALDGVDLDVQAGEVHCLLGQNGAGKSTLIKVLAGAHQPDDGTIGWRGEPVVLRSPIAAMRLGIATIYQELDLVEGLSVAENVHLGHEPTAAGFVVRGKAAKTSTAALLKRLGHPEIDPGRLVGDLSAAQQQIVSMARALSHDVRLIVMDEPSAALDPDEVDNLFRIVADVTADGVAVVYISHRLEEIRRIGDRVTVLKDGRAVAGGLPAKSTPTREVVALMTGRNVEYVFPERPAAPAPGEPVMKVQGLARAGEFAPFDLDLRPGEIVGLAGLVGSGRSEILETIYGARKPSSGQVTVDGRLLRPGSVRAAVRAGLGLAPEERKAQALLMLESVTRNVSVSSMSRYSHGGWIDRGAERRAALAATRELSLRPDNPTVPVRTLSGGNQQKAVLARWLLRGCKVLLLDEPTRGVDVGARAELYAVIRRLADEGLAVLLVSSEVPEVLGLADRVLVLREGSVVHTAPARELDEHRVLDLVMEGTS
- a CDS encoding ROK family protein, coding for MTARPANAHQARLLRLLRDGGPNSRAQLGDQIDLSRSKLAVEVERLLETGLVVADGLAASRGGRRSHNIRLAPALRFLGVDIGATSIDVAVTNAELEVLGHINQPMDVREGPVAVFEQVLAMAAKLRASGLAEGFDGAGIGVPGPVRFPEGVPVAPPIMPGWDGFPVREALSQELGCPVMVDNDVNLMAMGEQHAGVARSVGDFLCVKIGTGIGCGIVVGGEVHRGVTGSAGDIGHIQAVPDGRPCACGNRGCLEAHFSGAALARDATEAAQQGLSQDLAARLDAAGSLSAVDVAAAAAAGDATALDLIREGGNRTGQVIAGLVSFFNPGLVVIGGGVTGLGHTLLAAIRTQVYRQSLPLATGNLPIVLGELGPAAGVIGGARLISDHLFSPA
- a CDS encoding MOSC domain-containing protein yields the protein MERVLGAVGALWRHPVKSMLGQRIHAAEVTDRGLAGDRRLALLDRETGKVASAKNPRLWRALLTCTATLEESATRITTADGKILRSTDAGIDDALSAIVGRAVTLIDTPPSGATLDRSRPEEVLREGEDAEVGADIVQFGSASPTGTFFDFAPVHLMSTSTLARVGALHPYGAVEAERYRPNLVIDTDGAGFVDHGWVGRELRIGDRLVLRVVASTPRCAVPTLAHGALPRDPYALRTLAEHHRVPALPGRAPEPCAGVYAQVLRPGPVRRGDTVRISDSAGQSLP